A genome region from Gopherus flavomarginatus isolate rGopFla2 chromosome 9, rGopFla2.mat.asm, whole genome shotgun sequence includes the following:
- the LOC127057775 gene encoding cytochrome P450 1A5 isoform X1, which yields MKAAMSPVGSQGIISVTEILIALTVFCLTFMVIRSFRKQIPKGLKRLPGPRGYPLIGNVLELRSNPHLTLTQMSQTYGDVMQIQIGTRPVLVLSGLDTIKQALVKQGEDFMGRPDLYSFHHIGDGQSLTFSTDSGEVWRARRKLAQNALKTFSVSPSPNSSSTCLLEEHVSKEADYLVMKFLQLMEEEKRFDPYRYMVVSVANVICAMCFGKRYDHDDQELLSIVNLNNEFGEVAASGNPADFIPVLQYLPNRTMKIFKDLNKRFVSFLQKIVKEHSCSFDKDNIRDITDSLIRHCQEKRVDESANIQLSDQKIVNIVNDLFGAGFDTVTTALSWSLMYLVIYPEIQKKIQKELDQMIGRERKPRLSDRLMLPYTEAFILEMFRHSSFLPFTIPHCTTKDTVLNGYFIPKDLCVFINQWQVNHNEKLWKDPSTFNPERFLKAEGTEVNRVESEKVMTFGLGKRKCLGESIGRWEVFLFLTILLQQLEFSVCDGEKVDITPHYGLTMKHKRCEYFQIKQRFEVKKSE from the exons ATGAAGGCTGCAATGTCACCAGTGGGAAGCCAGGGTATTATCTCAGTCACCGAGATCCTTATTGCCTTAACTGTCTTCTGTCTGACCTTCATGGTCATCAGATCCTTCCGGAAGCAGATCCCCAAGGGGCTGAAGAGGCTTCCAGGACCAAGGGGTTACCCCTTGATAGGCAACGTGCTGGAGCTGAGGAGCAATCCACACTTGACCTTGACTCAGATGAGCCAGACCTATGGAGATGTGATGCAGATACAGATCGGCACCAGACCTGTGCTGGTGCTGAGTGGGTTGGACACCATCAAACAAGCCCTGGTGAAGCAAGGGGAGGACTTCATGGGGCGCCCTGATCTCTACAGCTTTCACCATATTGGAGATGGCCAGAGCTTGACCTTCAGCACTGATTCAGGAGAGGTGTGGAGAGCTCGCAGGAAGTTGGCCCAGAATGCCCTGAAGACCTTCTCTGTCTCGCCCAGCCCCAACTCTTCGTCCACCTGCCTCCTCGAGGAGCATGTCTCCAAAGAAGCTGACTACCTAGTAATGAAGTTCCTGCAACTGATGGAAGAAGAGAAGAGGTTTGACCCATATCGCTACATGGTGGTCTCTGTGGCCAATGTCATCTGTGCCATGTGCTTTGGCAAGCGTTATGACCATGATGACCAGGAGCTGCTCAGTATAGTAAACCTGAACAATGAATTTGGGGAGGTGGCTGCCTCCGGCAACCCTGCAGATTTCATCCCAGTGCTCCAGTATCTCCCTAACCGCACCATGAAAATTTTCAAGGATCTCAATAAGAGGTTTGTCTCCTTTCTGCAGAAGATTGTTAAGGAGCACTCCTGCAGCTTTGATAAG GACAATATTCGAGACATCACCGACTCCCTGATTCGGCATTGTCAGGAGAAGAGAGTGGATGAATCTGCCAACATTCAACTCTCAGATCAGAAGATTGTCAACATTGTCAATGACCTTTTTGGAGCTG GTTTTGACACTGTGACAACTGCGTTGTCCTGGAGTCTCATGTATCTTGTGATATATCCAGAAATTCAGAAGAAGATTCAGAAAGAATTAG ATCAGATGATTGGCAGAGAGAGGAAACCCAGACTGTCAGACCGCCTCATGCTGCCTTATACAGAAGCTTTTATCTTAGAGATGTTCAGACATTCCTCCTTCCTGCCCTTCACCATTCCTCACTG CACAACAAAAGACACAGTACTGAATGGCTACTTCATCCCGAAGGACCTCTGTGTGTTCATCAACCAGTGGCAAGTCAATCACAATGA GAAACTTTGGAAAGATCCATCTACCTTCAACCCAGAGCGTTTCCTCAAGGCTGAAGGGACTGAAGTAAACAGGGTAGAAAGTGAGAAAGTGATGACATTTGGCTTGGGGAAGAGGAAGTGCCTTGGTGAGTCCATTGGCAGGTGGGAGGTCTTCCTCTTCTTGACCATCCTGCTCCAGCAACTGGAGTTCAGCGTATGTGATGGTGAGAAGGTCGACATAACACCTCACTATGGACTGACCATGAAGCACAAAAGGTGTGAGTACTTCCAGATTaaacagcgctttgaagtgaaGAAATCTGAGTGA
- the LOC127057775 gene encoding cytochrome P450 1A5 isoform X2 yields MVIRSFRKQIPKGLKRLPGPRGYPLIGNVLELRSNPHLTLTQMSQTYGDVMQIQIGTRPVLVLSGLDTIKQALVKQGEDFMGRPDLYSFHHIGDGQSLTFSTDSGEVWRARRKLAQNALKTFSVSPSPNSSSTCLLEEHVSKEADYLVMKFLQLMEEEKRFDPYRYMVVSVANVICAMCFGKRYDHDDQELLSIVNLNNEFGEVAASGNPADFIPVLQYLPNRTMKIFKDLNKRFVSFLQKIVKEHSCSFDKDNIRDITDSLIRHCQEKRVDESANIQLSDQKIVNIVNDLFGAGFDTVTTALSWSLMYLVIYPEIQKKIQKELDQMIGRERKPRLSDRLMLPYTEAFILEMFRHSSFLPFTIPHWKLWKDPSTFNPERFLKAEGTEVNRVESEKVMTFGLGKRKCLGESIGRWEVFLFLTILLQQLEFSVCDGEKVDITPHYGLTMKHKRCEYFQIKQRFEVKKSE; encoded by the exons ATGGTCATCAGATCCTTCCGGAAGCAGATCCCCAAGGGGCTGAAGAGGCTTCCAGGACCAAGGGGTTACCCCTTGATAGGCAACGTGCTGGAGCTGAGGAGCAATCCACACTTGACCTTGACTCAGATGAGCCAGACCTATGGAGATGTGATGCAGATACAGATCGGCACCAGACCTGTGCTGGTGCTGAGTGGGTTGGACACCATCAAACAAGCCCTGGTGAAGCAAGGGGAGGACTTCATGGGGCGCCCTGATCTCTACAGCTTTCACCATATTGGAGATGGCCAGAGCTTGACCTTCAGCACTGATTCAGGAGAGGTGTGGAGAGCTCGCAGGAAGTTGGCCCAGAATGCCCTGAAGACCTTCTCTGTCTCGCCCAGCCCCAACTCTTCGTCCACCTGCCTCCTCGAGGAGCATGTCTCCAAAGAAGCTGACTACCTAGTAATGAAGTTCCTGCAACTGATGGAAGAAGAGAAGAGGTTTGACCCATATCGCTACATGGTGGTCTCTGTGGCCAATGTCATCTGTGCCATGTGCTTTGGCAAGCGTTATGACCATGATGACCAGGAGCTGCTCAGTATAGTAAACCTGAACAATGAATTTGGGGAGGTGGCTGCCTCCGGCAACCCTGCAGATTTCATCCCAGTGCTCCAGTATCTCCCTAACCGCACCATGAAAATTTTCAAGGATCTCAATAAGAGGTTTGTCTCCTTTCTGCAGAAGATTGTTAAGGAGCACTCCTGCAGCTTTGATAAG GACAATATTCGAGACATCACCGACTCCCTGATTCGGCATTGTCAGGAGAAGAGAGTGGATGAATCTGCCAACATTCAACTCTCAGATCAGAAGATTGTCAACATTGTCAATGACCTTTTTGGAGCTG GTTTTGACACTGTGACAACTGCGTTGTCCTGGAGTCTCATGTATCTTGTGATATATCCAGAAATTCAGAAGAAGATTCAGAAAGAATTAG ATCAGATGATTGGCAGAGAGAGGAAACCCAGACTGTCAGACCGCCTCATGCTGCCTTATACAGAAGCTTTTATCTTAGAGATGTTCAGACATTCCTCCTTCCTGCCCTTCACCATTCCTCACTG GAAACTTTGGAAAGATCCATCTACCTTCAACCCAGAGCGTTTCCTCAAGGCTGAAGGGACTGAAGTAAACAGGGTAGAAAGTGAGAAAGTGATGACATTTGGCTTGGGGAAGAGGAAGTGCCTTGGTGAGTCCATTGGCAGGTGGGAGGTCTTCCTCTTCTTGACCATCCTGCTCCAGCAACTGGAGTTCAGCGTATGTGATGGTGAGAAGGTCGACATAACACCTCACTATGGACTGACCATGAAGCACAAAAGGTGTGAGTACTTCCAGATTaaacagcgctttgaagtgaaGAAATCTGAGTGA